The following is a genomic window from Nicotiana tabacum cultivar K326 chromosome 3, ASM71507v2, whole genome shotgun sequence.
AATCTTTACATTTCTTCCGACCCCATCTCGCCGGAAAATGGGCCAATGAAATCCAACATGTTTACTGAAACGGAACATGCACAAAATCCAGTTGCATCAACCGCCGGAGAATCAAGAATCCGGCAAGAAATTGtgttcatttcttcactcatatCTCTTTCTTATTCAATCAAAGTGTTTCCCGTGAAATGGCAATCTATTCGCAATAAGCTTGAAGAACTTCTCTCTAGTCTCTCTGTCATTGAAAATTGTGATTCAACTGAAAATTATCCTCCACTTTGCAGCTCTCTTCAGGCCATTAATGCAACCCTCAAAAACTGCAATGAACTTTCAAAGCATTGTATGGAATTTTCTTATAGTGGGAAACTCCTCATGCAAAGTGATCTTGATATAATTTCCTCAAAGTTGGACAATCATGTAAGGAACATTTCTGAGATTTACTCTCTCGGTTTGCTAACTCAGAGCTATGCTATTATTGTTTCAAGGCCGAGCATTGGAGCTTCTCGCGATGATATTAAGTTCTATATCAGGGATTTGTTGTCAAGGCTCAAGATTGGTTCTTCAGAAATGAAGAAGCAAGCTTTGATTGCCTTGAATGAAGTCATTCAAGAAGATGATAGGTATGTTAAAGTTGCAATTGAAGTTGATAGTTTTGTTTCTCGGTTGGTGAATTTTCTTGATTTTCAAGAAGATAATCTTCAAGAAGAGGCAGCTAAGGCCTTATCTGTAATAGCAGGGTATCAATCCTATAGAAGTTGTTTAATTTCTACAGGAATAATTGCACCACTAATTAGAGTTTTAGAGTGTGGGAATGGTTTGAGTAAAGAATTTGCAGCAAGATGTTTGCAGAAGCTAACAGAGAATTCAGATAATGTATGGTCAGTTTCAGCTCATGGTGGAGTTACTGTTTTGTTGAAGTTATGTACTGAGGTTGATTCTGTTGGTGAAttagttggtttggtttgtgGGGTGTTGAAAAATCTTGTTGGGGTTGAAGAAATCAAGAGGTTTATGATTGAGGAAGGTGCAATTTCAGTATTTGTTAAGCTTGCAAGGTCTAAAGATGAGGTTACACAAATTAGTTCAATTGATTTTTTACAAAGTATGGCTTCTGGGGATGAATCAACTAGACAAATGATCATGAAAGAAGGTGGAATACGAGCTCTAGCTCGTGTTTTGGATCCGAAATCATCGTTCTCGTCTAAAGCAAGGGAAATGGCCTTGAGGGGAATTGTGAATTTATGTTTCTCATCAGTAAATTCAGTGAACATTCTGTTGAATAATGGATTTATGGATCACATTCTGTATTTTCTTAGACATGGGGATGGTTCACTTCAAGAATTGGCATTAAAGGCAGCATTTTGGCTATGTGGAACATCAGAAGAGGCCAAGAAAGCAATGGGGGATGCTGGATTTATGCCTGAGCTTGTGAATTTTCTTGATTCCAAGTCATTTGAGGTTAGAGAAATGGCAGCTGAAACACTATCAAGTATGGTTATTGTGCCAAGAAACCAAAAGAGATTTGTACAAAGTGATCAAAATATTGGTTTGCTGCTACAAATGCTTGACCCTGAGCAGGCAAATTTTGGTAACAAGAAGCTATTGCTTTCTATACTCATGTCATTAACAAGTTGCAATAGTGCAAGAAAGAAAATTGCAAATTCTGGGTATCTGAAAAACATTGAGAAGCTAGCAGAAGCTGAAGTTTCAGATGCAAAAAAGCTTGTCAGGAAATTATCCTCCAATAGATTCAGAAACATTCTCAGTGGAATCTGGCATTCATGATCAAATGTAATTCAATTTTGTCTTTATGTTTTAATGTTTGCTTAACTCCCTCAATCCCCAACCAtcacccaaaaaaaaagaagggcaAACAACAAGGAGATCTTAATCATCTTATGTTATGTAAATCAAGATAAATGTACTTTATTGTGGAGCTTTTAGAATATCCCTTTGTAGCTTCTAGTCATATAAAAAGTCTCAATTAAAAAAAAGATTACTGAATATAGGAATCTTATTTTGATCTTTTATTGTATTAAGTAATCGTAAGGGAGCCTTAGCGTAACTAGTAAAATTGTTGTTctatgaccaggaggtcacgggttcgagccgtgaaaacaggctcttgcagaaatgttgggtaagactgcgtacgatAGACCTTTATAGTCCGATCCTTCTTCCAACCCTGCCCGTAACTGGAGTTTAGTACACCGGATGCCCTTTATTGTATTAAGTATCATTTTCATTTGTGATATTAATGTTTATTGAGGAAGCACAAGTGCACATGGGGAAGACATGAAATAGAGGGGATGGGGGCACGTGCAGTAGCTATCAATGTTTTTGTCTAGTCTTCCAAGGAGCCCAGAGAAGAGAGTGATGGATGCTTATGCCCTCTCTGTATTTTCTTGTCCTTTCTTTATACATTGGTTTTATCTTAACGTGTGATATTTATGAATTTGACATAGCCAACACACTTACATAAGTTCATCTGTCTTATATGTAcaagtttttccttttcttttagacACTTTATCCAATGATTTTAAGTGCAGCTTAACAAACTAGTATGAACTTTTTTAGAAGAAGCCTCTTGCTTTTATTGTGGATGTAACAATATGTGTAGGTATTTGTGTAGAAGTAAAGCCTCATAAAGGAGCTTAGTACTAATGTGACTTTTATAACACCAATAATTTAAATGTACCTGTTTATTTACACCGTGGGTGTAATTGGAAGGCAACTTACTGGGTTCTGAATAAATTATTTACATATTAATTCAATTTTAcagtataaatataaaatttgaacCAAAGTTATTGGGTTCTACCGAACCCGTACGTGGGCTTGTGGCTCCGCCCCTGTATCCACATGATGTTCTAGGTTGTCAACTCATACTTAAGTTCCAGTCTTTAGTGATCTAATTGTGTAAGTACTTTATACCGTCAAGTGATAAATTTAAACTTGTCTTAACATTTAACTTTTACATCTTCAGTGTGTTAGTGTGAAGATCTTTATGCTGTAAGTGCTTTAATCGATGCTAAGAGCGCTATGTTTTAGAGAAGATTTAGCCAATATTTACCAAGAACCATGATATGGTATATACTCATTTACCATGTACCTTTTTCCCCAaacaccccacccccaccccacccccccaccaccaccaccacaaaacccaaaaaaaaaaaaaaagaaccaaagGTAGGTTATGGGCTTGTTGCAAGGGGAGGTGGTAGGTTTGTACTTGGAAACGTTATGATTTCTGAAGAAGTAAAATTGGACCACAAAGGGGCAGGCTGAAAGCTGATACAGGGCAGGCTTTGTAAGTTGGGCTTTAATGTCATCAACATTACAAAAATTCAAACAATCCAAATAGAGACCAGTGGGACCATTGGGGCCCATTGGTCCATAATGAGTACTGAGAATTCAGAAGTCAAATGGTAAAAAAAGTAGCCAATACGTGAGCAATACAGAGAaatgaaaagaaagcaaaaaaaaagtaCTCCCTTTCCATTTATCTACAATTGACTTTCAACATTAAatgtttttctcttgtttttttccAGCTTTATGTTCAAGAAACAAGAGAAAAGTGCCGAGAGAAAATACTACTAGCCCAAAATCAAGGCCTTTCTTAGTAAAAATCTCTCTTCAACCCAGTATAGCCCAATAGGCAAGCCTTCAATAAGTATAATACAGCATGTATcaaaattttaaaggaaaataaaattatatttcacATTTTTAAGTAAATAACAATTTTAGGTCAAATTAGGTAGCGATCAATATTTGAAATTAGGAGTAAAACATGATGTTATGTACATAATAATCTCGAAAATCAAATCCTCTTTTAAGCGATtatcaaaatggaaaattttgttcatataccatataggaaaatatattaccaaatatgttcatagtttgcatattaccCTTCATGCTAATAGTATTCCTACAAAATATAGATaatgcattaaataaggaatcattgtagCTGTAGGATTCCTTATTTAGGCGCGCTAAAATTGGGAAATTAAATATTCTTCAAGATCTTTCACAACGCAGATCACGCACATTCATAATTATCGTCGGCTTCACTCTGATCTTTCACAACGCAGATCAAGATTTTCCATACTCTGTTTTTGCGATACACTCTGCTTCCAGaattctctctctatctctcaatcccaaatttcagtaatacaaagcaaaagcaaagagagcagcaattccaccattgacagccattaaaaaacttgaaagctttgaattcaaatttgggttttcaaaaatcattatttgtttggattgggtgttgttgaaaataattgggaataAGGTTTGGAGTTTAtctctcaattttgaggggttttggtgaagattagacttggttttgactgaatttcagattgaaactcgaagaagaagaagaagaagaagaagaagaagaagaagaagaagaagaagaagaagaagaagaagaagaagaagaacaacaacaacaacaatatctaatccaaacaaacaatgtcttttgaaaacccaaattcgaattcaaagcctTGGCTATGAAAGAAATAATGGGATTTTGATACAGAAATCGTGGGTGTGAGAGGAAAACGTGGGTGAAGGTATGGGAATtggagagagaaacgtgaggGGAGTGGTATTATAAGGAATATACGGTACCATTAAATTAAGAGTGTAATTAATAGCCTTAAAAATCACTAATGGTATATAATTGGTAATTAGGTATAgtaaatgtaattatatcaaaccttaaacattgatggtaatatagtttcctatatagcataggaatgtaaaaattccttacCAAAATGGAGGATAATGTTTAACCCGGGCGGCCCAACGAACTTTGTGGCCTAAATCCAAATGTTAAAAGAGGCCTtaatttttaaatctatttttcTAGCTTATTTTTAGAtggaaaattattaataatttttttataatcaatttctCCTAATAAGTCTCTCTCAGttgacaatatagctaatccatttaacctcttttgagacattgttgatcttaggtaggattttatcaattttaatttttgaaaacttctttccactgaagcaacggtaacatgagttattaacattattccataagtaatataggcatttgaaaaagaatcaaatctttttatttgattgactGTATCAATTAAACTgctatcttctaattgtactatttttcttaatagTTTTACTTCAAAAAATTAATCCAAACCATCAATATCGATGCTTATTATGCTTTAAAGAACATTCAAGATTAaatgcaatattttttcaaattttcatcatctagtgatcttagtttttaccgataaatagaaaaccaaaaatattttcatatgcttcgaattgttcaaatatattttgaagtgaaaaaataagTAATCAATGGTTAACGTAGGAGACATCTCTATTTTTTCCTGGGAAAATAAGATTTTGatatacataaaaaaattaaGATTGTGATATACATATTATTGTTGTGATATACATTTATTCGCTACTTGAAGCCAATAAATGAAAAATGGGTTAATTCTAGCCAATTAGCAGACTGAGTTGATATACAATGCCAAACTCCCAATGTTTTTCTCTTGTTCTTTTCCAGCTTTATGTTTCAGGACAAAGAAATAAATTTCAGTACTGAGAGAAAATACTACTTGCGCAAAATCAAGGTCTTTCTTAGTATGAACCCAGCTTAGCCCAACAACTTTTTTCTCTTCAACCCAGTATAGCGCAATAGGTAAGCCTTCAATAAATATAAAACAACATGCatcaaaatattaaaggaaaaaaaaattatatttcgcatatttaagtaaataaattTTTAGGTCAAATTAGATAGGAAGATAGCGATCGATATTGGAAATTAGGAGTAAACCATGATGTTATGTGCATAATAATCTCGATTAAATCCTCTTTAGCAAacgataatgtaacgacccgaccggtcgttttgagcttttgcatttcgctcaccagttctcgggcatgacttgccccgtgtaatgtaatatgacttatgtaaatcgttggttttggttttcaggataatcggaataaACTTGGAAGAACAGTTCCCAATTTGAAGCTTGAGATTTGAAAGGGTTTACTAatatttgacttatttgtatatgatttcggattgaaatttttatgatttggttaactccgttaggtgatttggcaGTTGGGAGCGTGATTgtaatgcattttggaagtccgtggaaggtttaggcttgaattggcgaaattgagatttcggcgtttttcggttgataggtgagattttgatatagatgtgggaatggaattccaagagttgcagtagctttattatgtcatttgggatgtgtgtgtaaaatttcaggtcattcggacgtggtttggttgggtttttgatctaAAGCGTAATCTAgatgattttggaattcttaggcttgaatccgatgcaaatttggcattttgatgttgtttggtatgttccgaaggttgaaacaagtttgaatgattttatgggatatgttggcatgtttttTTGAGGCCCCGAGggtctcggggtgatttcggatggttagcggAGAAATTTGAAATTGTGTTGCAGCAGCTGATATTGCTGCTTTTggtattttcgcacttgcggtttGAGGACCGTAGGTGCGGCGCCGGATATGCGTTGGAATGGCCGCAGAAGCAGAGGAGGAGGAATTTagcagggaccgcagaagcggtcaggatagccgcatctgcggagtcgcaAATGCGGAGTTTGTATCGCAGATGCGGATTATGGTCCCTTAGGTGATTTCCGCAGATGCAGAGGgtagaccgcaaatgcggtaccgcagatgcggagggTAGACCgaaaatgcggtaccgcagatgcgATTAAAATGCCACAGATGCAGAAAGAcctaggcagaacatataagtcATTTTATAtcgagagtttgagttattccaccatttttgacttcggcttgagagcttttggacgatttggaagagggatttcaagggaaccttgttaaggtaaggattttggacctaaaacacatttctatggtagtatttcattGAATAAGGCTGAAATTAAAtgaattaaagggctaaaaatggaggattagggcttgagttaagaggccttaaatttggatttgagggatcatttgaactccgattttggtattcttgatatgcatagaccCGTGGgaagatgaggaatctattgatataaaaaaatttgagtttcgagaagtgggtccgggctcgagttttggtaattttgggatttgtgccctttgttgattgttttcgcttggactttgttccctaagcatattttgacgtactcgttctgattttggatagatttgatgcacgtggaggccgattcgaggggtaaaggcgtcgcgagctagagatttagccggttcgaggtgagtaatgattgtaaatgatgttctgagggtttgaaaccccggattgcacatcgtagtgctatattaaggtgaggcacacgcttgacaacgagcgtggggtcgtgtactattgggaattgtgacttggtccatcctgattgatgattttaccacatatttgactgaaaactaattgctatcatcattatttgggctgaatgccatatttgggcctagtgccaactatttgaaccctttggggattgttgttgatatttcctcactgttttgattttatacttgaactcagtcatgctattttccactgttttcaaaaatcagccaagtttattttgatttaacacttgaaatgatatttcaaacaaCATTTTGGGATGAGCATCATGTGTTACTGTTatccgagtggcttatgtgatttttgactgagtaaggccgaggaattgtattgtgaggatacttttggatcgggctgcatgacGCAATAGTGAGATActgatttgattatgaggccgagggtctgagatatgtacgccacgaggtggtttgttgattgatatgaggtcgagggcctaaatttgatgccacgagatggcttgatattgcgcttggccgtaagaggcccctccagagtctgtacacctccagtgagcgcgggtacccattgtgatgtgaggttgatcccgaggggctggtattgttctgagacattgcctgaggggcggatttgATGACATTATGCCCGATGGGCGaaccttatgtgcttatcttttcttatttgcctgccatttacctgtttaaattgtgtatttgtgcccgaggggcggatttctgtgcttatctgcactaattgttttgcattcatttgcataactgttgaaaaagtcattttcaaagaagtttcaAACTGAGCTAAGTTGTTTTAAGATATTTTACAGCTTCACTACTTTCTTACTGgatttgaactgcttctatacaacatccTGATAtgctttatgtgatttcttaccattcaggctttagttatgattattattcactgagttggagtactcactttactccctacaccttgtgtgcagattcaggtatttctgaatccggtagcgggtattggctggTCGGATACAGAATCATCAGAGTTTAGCAGGGTAGTTGCCGACGTTCGCAACAccgcttttctctctcttcatttcattagtctgtatttgtacactttagacttttagttgtatttataccctagtagatgctcgtgatttgtgacaccccggttagtgctgtgttgggttgtatttccactacttattatcattaaatcatgtttagattgcttttatattgttaaactattttaaaaagtgaattgggtttaattggctggacTTGTCTtcgcgagaggcgccatcacgaccgggttcggggttagggtcgtgacagataaaCGAATACCAAAATGGAAGATAATGTGTAACCCTGTCAATACTTGCTTTTTGCATAATATATTATATTGAATTTGACCTTAAACTATGTTGGAAATTTAGAAAAGAATGCTCCCACCCTTTCAATGCCTTCTTTTTCGCATCTAAAAACTTGCCACTATGACTATCTTACTCCAGAAGTGATGAAAAATAACTATAGGAAAAAATTAGAACATTATGCTTTGTGGAAGAATCATATCACCTATCAATGAAAATAAGGAAATCTGCTGgtttttgctctaactgtttgcttatatttctttgatggttgaAATTCCTAGCTTGATcaatgatgattaatccatgattgtaTTTAGGGTAGTGTAAATACCTAATTTTTGccttgtttatatatatatatatatgtgtgtgttttGTTCTTATTTGTATATGTATAGGTTTTAAGAGTTGTTTAATGATTTAATAAATTGGATAGAGATTGTgctaattaaattttaaagaaattaagaCAAAAATTAGCCCAAATCAATGGCCCAATTCTATTTGACCTGGTCTGGTAAAGCCCACCTGAGTGGTAAGCTAAACGACGAAGTTTTATGGTGAAACTACGCTGTTTCGTTTAATGACTTGGAGATTCAATTTCAGCCTTTAATCAACCCTTGATCTAAAGGtccatatttgatctctcaagGGGTATATAACCCCTTAAAGAATCAAAAAATTGCCTCATTTTCCCTTATTTCTCTTCCCCTATTCccctttcttcttcctctctatCTTTTCTTTCTCCTCCTAGCAGCTCCGCCCGTCACCACCCAGCGCCGCCTGCCGGGATTCGCCACCGACAGCGGCCAACATACaatccaccccaaaatctcaccatATCTTCCTCTCACTACCCTCACTCCTAATCCGAGCCCCAAATCATCAAAAACCCCTCTAAATTCCGTGAAATCGAAACCCTAGATAGCCGCCACTTACTTCTCTCTTCGATTTTCCGACAAACCAGCCACTACACACCCACAAAACCTATATAAACGCATATATCTCAAAGAGATCTACACTTTCCCTACATCCCCACCCCAAAATAACACACTACCACCGGCCAGCAGCCCCCACTGCTGTTAATCACCACCAAACGCATCAACctctgtttctttttctattaTCGACTTAAAGGCGCACGTTTCCTTCTAGCA
Proteins encoded in this region:
- the LOC107818342 gene encoding uncharacterized protein LOC107818342 — protein: MKSNMFTETEHAQNPVASTAGESRIRQEIVFISSLISLSYSIKVFPVKWQSIRNKLEELLSSLSVIENCDSTENYPPLCSSLQAINATLKNCNELSKHCMEFSYSGKLLMQSDLDIISSKLDNHVRNISEIYSLGLLTQSYAIIVSRPSIGASRDDIKFYIRDLLSRLKIGSSEMKKQALIALNEVIQEDDRYVKVAIEVDSFVSRLVNFLDFQEDNLQEEAAKALSVIAGYQSYRSCLISTGIIAPLIRVLECGNGLSKEFAARCLQKLTENSDNVWSVSAHGGVTVLLKLCTEVDSVGELVGLVCGVLKNLVGVEEIKRFMIEEGAISVFVKLARSKDEVTQISSIDFLQSMASGDESTRQMIMKEGGIRALARVLDPKSSFSSKAREMALRGIVNLCFSSVNSVNILLNNGFMDHILYFLRHGDGSLQELALKAAFWLCGTSEEAKKAMGDAGFMPELVNFLDSKSFEVREMAAETLSSMVIVPRNQKRFVQSDQNIGLLLQMLDPEQANFGNKKLLLSILMSLTSCNSARKKIANSGYLKNIEKLAEAEVSDAKKLVRKLSSNRFRNILSGIWHS